Proteins found in one Zea mays cultivar B73 chromosome 1, Zm-B73-REFERENCE-NAM-5.0, whole genome shotgun sequence genomic segment:
- the LOC103643158 gene encoding CCR4-NOT transcription complex subunit 1 gives MINNISISNMEAKAKEFNEVIQEQYYPWFAQYMVMKRASIESNFHDLYLKFFDKVNSKSLNKEILKATYENCKVLLRSDLIKSSPEERSLLKNLGSWLGKFTIGRNQALRAIRRLIQNLLSWRHMRKD, from the exons ATGATCAACAATATATCCATCTCAAATATGGAAGCTAAGGCAAAGGAATTTAACGAGGTCATACAGGAACAGTATTATCCTTGGTTTGCACAATACATGGTCATGAAAAG GGCAAGCATTGAATCAAATTTCCATGatctgtatctgaagttctttgaTAAAGTAAACTCAAAATCCTTGAACAAGGAAATACTGAAAGCCACATATGAGAACTGCAAG GTCTTGTTAAGATCAGACCTTATCAAATCTAGTCCCGAGGAGCGCTCCTTGCTAAAAAACCTAGGCAGTTGGTTGGGAAAGTTCACCATTGGTAGGAATCAGGCACTAAGGGCTATAAGGAGATTGATCCAAAATCTCTTATCGTGGAG GCATATGAGAAAGGATTGA